One window of the Sebastes umbrosus isolate fSebUmb1 chromosome 1, fSebUmb1.pri, whole genome shotgun sequence genome contains the following:
- the LOC119487479 gene encoding endothelin-3 isoform X1, protein MANVSSVDVGVLFLIVVTASLANAGSSSIRDVSLRRELEAVKLSTPLPGGEDDLGGKAEPCAACSDPPAARRRSKRCTCYTYKDKECVYYCHLDIIWINTPEHTVPYGMSSYQGSLRVRRSAGTEPARRRGAVALAVAVEVAQRCVCTQQTDSHCSRFCIDSRQRRPPPAAAPKIDKRTASLRSGPVMK, encoded by the exons ATGGCTAATGTGTCATCGGTTGATGTGGGAGTTTTGTTTCTCATCGTGGTGACAGCATCTTTGGCAAATG CAGGTTCGTCGTCCATCAGAGATGTGAGCCTGAGGAGGGAGCTGGAAGCGGTTAAGCTGAGCACGCCGCTGCCCGGCGGCGAGGATGACCTCGGCGGCAAAGCGGAGCCCTGCGCCGCCTGCAGTGACCCGCCGGCGGCCAGGAGGCGTTCGAAGAGGTGCACGTGTTACACTTACAAGGACAAGGAGTGTGTCTATTACTGCCACCTGGACATCATCTGGATCAACACACCAGA gcACACTGTACCATATGGTATGTCCAGTTACCAGGGTTCCCTGCGTGTGAGGCGCTCCGCTGGGACTGAGCCGGCGAGGAGGAGGGGGGCGGTGGCGCtggcggtggcggtggaggTGGCCCAGCGCTGTGTGTGCACACAGCAGACCGACTCTCACTGCAGCAGATTCTGCATTGACAG caggcagaggaggcCACCGCCAGCAGCAGCGCCTAAAATAGACAAGAGGACAGCATCTCTGCGCAGTGGGCCTGTTATGAAATGA
- the LOC119487479 gene encoding endothelin-3 isoform X2, translated as MANVSSVDVGVLFLIVVTASLANGSSSIRDVSLRRELEAVKLSTPLPGGEDDLGGKAEPCAACSDPPAARRRSKRCTCYTYKDKECVYYCHLDIIWINTPEHTVPYGMSSYQGSLRVRRSAGTEPARRRGAVALAVAVEVAQRCVCTQQTDSHCSRFCIDSRQRRPPPAAAPKIDKRTASLRSGPVMK; from the exons ATGGCTAATGTGTCATCGGTTGATGTGGGAGTTTTGTTTCTCATCGTGGTGACAGCATCTTTGGCAAATG GTTCGTCGTCCATCAGAGATGTGAGCCTGAGGAGGGAGCTGGAAGCGGTTAAGCTGAGCACGCCGCTGCCCGGCGGCGAGGATGACCTCGGCGGCAAAGCGGAGCCCTGCGCCGCCTGCAGTGACCCGCCGGCGGCCAGGAGGCGTTCGAAGAGGTGCACGTGTTACACTTACAAGGACAAGGAGTGTGTCTATTACTGCCACCTGGACATCATCTGGATCAACACACCAGA gcACACTGTACCATATGGTATGTCCAGTTACCAGGGTTCCCTGCGTGTGAGGCGCTCCGCTGGGACTGAGCCGGCGAGGAGGAGGGGGGCGGTGGCGCtggcggtggcggtggaggTGGCCCAGCGCTGTGTGTGCACACAGCAGACCGACTCTCACTGCAGCAGATTCTGCATTGACAG caggcagaggaggcCACCGCCAGCAGCAGCGCCTAAAATAGACAAGAGGACAGCATCTCTGCGCAGTGGGCCTGTTATGAAATGA